A genome region from Canis lupus dingo isolate Sandy chromosome 7, ASM325472v2, whole genome shotgun sequence includes the following:
- the SYT11 gene encoding synaptotagmin-11 isoform X1 translates to MAEITNIRPSFDVSPVVAGLVGASVLVVCVSVTVFVWTCCHQRAEKKHKTPPYKFIHMLKGISIYPETLSNKKKIIKVRRDKDGGGREGGRGNVLVDAAEAGLLGPDKGPGGPSSGSCIDQLPIKVDYGEELRSPIASLTPGESKTTSPSSPEEDVMLGSLTFSVDYNFPKKALVVTIQEAHGLPVMDEQTQGSDPYIKMTILPDKRHRVKTRVLRKTLDPVFDETFTFYGIPYSQLQDLVLHFLVLSFDRFSRDDVIGEVMVPLAGVDPSTGKAQLTRDITKRNIQKCISRGELQVSLSYQPVAQRLTVVVLKARHLPKMDITGLSGNPYVKVNVYYGRKRIAKKKTHVKKCTLNPVFNESFVYDIPPDLLPDVSIEFLVIDFDRTTKNEAVGRLILGAHSVTSSGAEHWREVCESPRKPVAKWHSLSEY, encoded by the exons ATGGCTGAGATCACCAATATCCGACCTAGCTTTG ATGTGTCACCAGTGGTGGCTGGCCTTGTTGGGGCATCTGTGCTGGTGGTGTGCGTGTCGGTGACCgtctttgtgtggacatgctGCCACCAGCGGGCAGAGAAGAAGCACAAGACCCCACCATATAAGTTTATCCATATGCTCAAAGGCATCAGCATATATCCAGAGACCCTCAGCAACaagaagaaaatcatcaaagTGCGGAGAGACAAAGATGGCGGTGGGAGGGAAGGTGGGCGCGGGAATGTGCTGGTGGATGCAGCAGAGGCTGGCCTGCTGGGCCCAGACAAAGGTCCTGGAGGACCTAGCTCTGGATCTTGTATAGACCAGTTACCCATCAAGGTGGACTATGGGGAAGAACTGAGGAGCCCCATTGCGAGCCTTACCCCTGGGGAGAGCAAGACCACTTCTCCATCATCTCCAGAGGAGGATGTCATGCTCGGCTCTCTCACCTTCTCAGTGGACTACAACTTCCCGAAAAAAGCCCTGGTGGTGACAATCCAGGAGGCCCATGGGCTGCCAGTGATGGATGAGCAGACCCAGGGCTCTGACCCCTACATCAAAATGACCATCCTTCCCGACAAGCGGCACCGGGTGAAGACTAGAGTGCTACGGAAGACCCTGGACCCTGTGTTCGACGAGACCTTCACCTTCTATGGCATCCCCTACAGCCAGCTGCAGGACCTGGTGCTGCACTTCCTTGTTCTCAGCTTCGACCGCTTCTCCCGGGACGATGTCATCGGGGAGGTGATGGTGCCGTTGGCCGGCGTGGATCCCAGCACAGGCAAGGCACAGCTGACCAGGGACATCACCAAAAGGAACATCCAG AAGTGCATTAGCAGAGGGGAGCTCCAGGTGTCTCTGTCTTACCAGCCTGTGGCACAGAGACTGACCGTGGTGGTCCTCAAAGCCCGACACCTGCCGAAAATGGACATCACTGGCCTCTCAGGTA ATCCTTATGTCAAGGTGAACGTCTACTACGGCAGAAAGCGCATTGCCAAGAAGAAAACCCATGTGAAGAAGTGCACTTTGAACCCAGTCTTCAATGAGTCTTTCGTCTATGACATCCCGCCAGACCTCCTGCCCGACGTGAGCATCGAGTTTCTGGTCATCGACTTCGATCGCACCACCAAGAATGAAGCAGTGGGGAGGCTGATCCTGGGCGCACACAGCGTCACCAGCAGCGGCGCCGAGCACTGGCGGGAGGTCTGCGAGAGCCCCCGCAAGCCCGTGGCCAAGTGGCACAGTCTGAGCGAGTACTGA
- the SYT11 gene encoding synaptotagmin-11 isoform X2 — MAEITNIRPSFDVSPVVAGLVGASVLVVCVSVTVFVWTCCHQRAEKKHKTPPYKFIHMLKGISIYPETLSNKKKIIKVRRDKDGGGREGGRGNVLVDAAEAGLLGPDKGPGGPSSGSCIDQLPIKVDYGEELRSPIASLTPGESKTTSPSSPEEDVMLGSLTFSVDYNFPKKALVVTIQEAHGLPVMDEQTQGSDPYIKMTILPDKRHRVKTRVLRKTLDPVFDETFTFYGIPYSQLQDLVLHFLVLSFDRFSRDDVIGEVMVPLAGVDPSTGKAQLTRDITKRNIQKCISRGELQVSLSYQPVAQRLTVVVLKARHLPKMDITGLSDPYVKVNVYYGRKRIAKKKTHVKKCTLNPVFNESFVYDIPPDLLPDVSIEFLVIDFDRTTKNEAVGRLILGAHSVTSSGAEHWREVCESPRKPVAKWHSLSEY, encoded by the exons ATGGCTGAGATCACCAATATCCGACCTAGCTTTG ATGTGTCACCAGTGGTGGCTGGCCTTGTTGGGGCATCTGTGCTGGTGGTGTGCGTGTCGGTGACCgtctttgtgtggacatgctGCCACCAGCGGGCAGAGAAGAAGCACAAGACCCCACCATATAAGTTTATCCATATGCTCAAAGGCATCAGCATATATCCAGAGACCCTCAGCAACaagaagaaaatcatcaaagTGCGGAGAGACAAAGATGGCGGTGGGAGGGAAGGTGGGCGCGGGAATGTGCTGGTGGATGCAGCAGAGGCTGGCCTGCTGGGCCCAGACAAAGGTCCTGGAGGACCTAGCTCTGGATCTTGTATAGACCAGTTACCCATCAAGGTGGACTATGGGGAAGAACTGAGGAGCCCCATTGCGAGCCTTACCCCTGGGGAGAGCAAGACCACTTCTCCATCATCTCCAGAGGAGGATGTCATGCTCGGCTCTCTCACCTTCTCAGTGGACTACAACTTCCCGAAAAAAGCCCTGGTGGTGACAATCCAGGAGGCCCATGGGCTGCCAGTGATGGATGAGCAGACCCAGGGCTCTGACCCCTACATCAAAATGACCATCCTTCCCGACAAGCGGCACCGGGTGAAGACTAGAGTGCTACGGAAGACCCTGGACCCTGTGTTCGACGAGACCTTCACCTTCTATGGCATCCCCTACAGCCAGCTGCAGGACCTGGTGCTGCACTTCCTTGTTCTCAGCTTCGACCGCTTCTCCCGGGACGATGTCATCGGGGAGGTGATGGTGCCGTTGGCCGGCGTGGATCCCAGCACAGGCAAGGCACAGCTGACCAGGGACATCACCAAAAGGAACATCCAG AAGTGCATTAGCAGAGGGGAGCTCCAGGTGTCTCTGTCTTACCAGCCTGTGGCACAGAGACTGACCGTGGTGGTCCTCAAAGCCCGACACCTGCCGAAAATGGACATCACTGGCCTCTCAG ATCCTTATGTCAAGGTGAACGTCTACTACGGCAGAAAGCGCATTGCCAAGAAGAAAACCCATGTGAAGAAGTGCACTTTGAACCCAGTCTTCAATGAGTCTTTCGTCTATGACATCCCGCCAGACCTCCTGCCCGACGTGAGCATCGAGTTTCTGGTCATCGACTTCGATCGCACCACCAAGAATGAAGCAGTGGGGAGGCTGATCCTGGGCGCACACAGCGTCACCAGCAGCGGCGCCGAGCACTGGCGGGAGGTCTGCGAGAGCCCCCGCAAGCCCGTGGCCAAGTGGCACAGTCTGAGCGAGTACTGA